The following nucleotide sequence is from Paenibacillus andongensis.
TCCTTCAGAAATCAAAATGCTGCATGACTACGGCGTTACTCGCCTATTTTCACCTGACGATGGAAGGGAGCTTGGCTTGCAAGGGATGATTAACTTCATGATGAAGGAGTGTAATTTTAGTCCGGTTTCTGGCTATGCCCAAGGTTGTGAAGTAGGTGAAGTAAGCGGAGTAGGGCAATTCAAAGATCATAGGTCGATAGCCCGCTTCATTACAGCTGTCGAACTAGCTTGTGAAAGCAGGGAATCCAAATCGGAGTTAGTGACAATAGGTAATATGCAGTCGACTGTGACCGCATGTCCAGTCATTGGCATCACGGGCACAGGCGGAGCGGGAAAAAGCTCCCTAACCGATGAAATAGTCCAGCGTTTTCTGCGCCAGTACCCGGATAAAACCATCGCTATCCTATCGATCGATCCAACCAAGCAGCGAAGCGGCGGCGCTTTGCTTGGGGATCGCATCCGCATGAATGCTGTTCACAACGACCGCGTGTATATGCGAAGTATGGCAACTCGGGGTTCAGGCAATGAGCTGTCCATGGCTGTTGCTCCTGCCATTGCCGTCTTGAAGGCGGCCGGCTTTGATCTCGTTATGGTGGAAACCAGCGGAATAGGTCAAGGTGATCATCAGATCACTGAAGTTGCCGATGTGTCTCTCTATGTGATGACAAGCGAATTCGGTGCACCTTCGCAATTAGAGAAGATTGATATGCTTGATTACGCAGACCTGATCGCGATTAATAAATTCGATCGCAGAGGCTCTGCGGATGCGCTTCGAGATGTGAAGAAGCAAGTTCAGAGAAATCACGGTTTATTTGATTTGAATTTTGAAAACATGCCTGTCTATGGCACGATGGCTAGTCAATTTAACGATGCTGGGGTGGATGCGTTATTCCATGCACTCGTCGATTCCTTGAATCGTAAATGTGCTTTGCAGTGGCCTGTTCATGGATTATCGACTGGTCATGCTGCTGTTAAGACGCATGTCATCATACCAGCTGATCGCACAAGGTATTTAGGAGAAATCGCGAATACGGTTCGGGCATATCATGCGTTTGCAGAAGGGGAAGCTGAGCTGGCCACTACCTGCTACCGAATTGAAGGAGCTATATCAGCCTTACAGCAAGAGTTAGTAGCGGACGAAAGTATATCTGTGCTTCAAACACTTAAGATGAATGTCGAGAACCGTATGCAAAAAGAAACTCGCAACCTACTCGCTCAGTGGCCAGAGCTGCAAAGAAAATACACTGGCAGAACATTCACTACCCGTGTAAGGGATAAAGATTACGTGACAGAGCTGACAACGTCAAGCTTGTCAGGGCTGGACATCCCGAAGGTAAGCCTACCGAAATACCGCGATGCAGGAGATCTCATTCGCTGGATGTACCGTGAGAATGTTCCAGGTGAATTTCCCTTTACAGCAGGTGTTTTTCCTTTCAAACGAACAGCGGAGGACCCCAAGCGCCAGTTTGCAGGCGAAGGGACGCCGGAACGCACGAATCTGCGCTTTCATTATTTGTCCCAGAACGATCAAGCCAAGCGTCTCAGCACAGCTTTCGACTCCGTCACTTTGTATGGAGAAGATCCAGATGAACGGCAGGACATTTACGGCAAGATCGGTGAGAGCGGAGTTAGTGTCTGTTCATTAGACGATATGAAAAAGTTGTATGCCGGGTTCGATCTGTGTGATCCGTTGACTTCGGTTTCAATGACGATCAACGGACCAGCACCGATTCTTCTCGCGATGTATATGAACACAGCGATCGATTTCCAGATCGAACAATTCTCTCGCGAAAAGGGTAGACTTCCAAACGATGCAGAGGCAAATCAGATCCGCAGTCAGACGCTGAAATCGGTGAGAGGGACCGTACAGGCTGACATTTTGAAGGAGGATCAGGGACAGAATACGTGCATTTTTTCCACGGAGTTCGCACTGCGGATGATGGGTGATATTCAGCAATATTTTATCGATCATGAAGTCCGTAATTATTACTCGGTTTCTATTTCGGGCTATCACATTGCCGAGGCGGGGGCGAATCCGATTTCACAGCTCGCTTTTACACTGGCTAACGGATTTACCTATGTGGAGTATTATTTGGCTAGAGGCATGCCGATTGATGACTTTGCTCCGAATCTGTCCTTCTTTTTCAGCAATGGACTTGATCCGGAATATACCGTGATTGGACGGGTGGCTCGGCGAATATGGGCTACGGTTATGAAGAACAAGTATAACGCTAATGAACGCAGCCAAAAGTTGAAATATCATATCCAAACGTCAGGGCGATCTCTGCATGCGCAGGAAATTGATTTTAATGATATCCGAACCACGCTGCAAGCGCTGATGGCCCTTCTTGATAACTGCAACTCGCTGCATACGAATTCGTATGACGAGGCGATAACAACACCAACAGAGGAATCTGTGCGCCGAGCAATGGCGATTCAATTGATCATCACGAAGGAGCTTGGTTTTGTTAAAAACGAAAACATGCTGCAGGGATCTTTCATTATTGAGGAATTAACCGATTTGGTTGAGGAGGCTGTACTGCAGGAATTAGAACGAATTAGCGAAAGGGGCGGCGTACTCGGAGCCATGGAGTCTCAGTATCAAAGGGGTAAAATCCAGAATGAATCGATGCTGTATGAAATGAAAAAACATCATGGCGAGCTGCCCATTATTGGTGTGAATACGTTCCTTCATCCTAATCCTTCCAAAGAAAATGACCTGAATATCCCGCTCGCTCGGGCAACAACGCAAGAAAAAGAGCAGCAAATTACGAATCTCAGGGAGTTCCTCTCGAGAAACCAAACAGAATCACCCAAATCTTTGGCAAAGCTGCAGCAAATTGCGCTGGATGGCGGCAACATTTTCGCCGAATTGATGGAAACGGTCAAGGTAGCAAGCTTGGGGCAAATTACCCACGCGCTGTATCAGGTAGGCGGGCAATATCGCAGAAATATGTAGCAGCAGGAGAGAGGAGGAGTTCCTATGTCTTCTCAGCAAGTTACCAAGCATCAACAGCTCGGTTTAACCGATGAACAGGTGCTGCAGATGTATACCTTCATGCTCAAAGCAAGGAAGTTTGACGAGCGAGCAACCCTTCTTCAACGGTCAGGCAAAACGGCCTTTCATATCTCCAGCATCGGTCAAGAAGCTACCCAGGTGGCAGCGGCGTTCGCATTAAATAAGCAGCACGACTATTTTCTGCCTTATTACAGGGATTATGCCTTTGTCCTAACTGTAGGCATGACCGTGCGTGAACTCATGCTGGCAGCCTTATTTAAAGCGGAGGACATTAACGGGGGAAGGCAGATGCCAGGGCATTTTGGCTATAAGAAGCATCATATTGTTTCAGGATCAAGTCCGGTTGCCACGCAAGCCTTGCATGCTGTTGGCATCGCATTAACGTCCATGATGAAAAAGGAAGATCATGTCGCTTTTGTCAGCTTTGGCGAAGGGGCGAGCAATCAAGGGGATGTCCACGAAGCGTTCAATTTTGCCGGTGTATTCAAGCTGCCTGTTATCTTTCTTTGTGAAAATAACCAGTATGCTATTTCCATTCCTGCGCATAGACAGGTTGCCGGACGTGTTGTCGATCGTGCCGCAGGCTATGGCTTCCCGGGTCAGCGAGTTGACGGAAATGACACGCTGGAGGTGTATCGCGCGGTCAAAGAAGCGAGGGAGCGTGCCGTTCGCGGGTATGGGCCGACGTTGATCGAGGCGATGCTTTATCGAATTCCGCCGCATTCCACCGCAGATGATGATATGCTGTACCGGACCAAGGAAGAGGTAGAATACCATAAGGAGCAGGACGGCTTGCAGCGGTTTCGTCGTTATTTGATCGAATGCGGTGTTATGTCTGAAGAGATCGAACAAATGCTGAATGAGAGTGTTACTAAAGAAGTGAATGAAGCAACGAAATATGCTGAAAAAGCCCCATATCCGGCTCCCGAGGATGTTTTACGGCATGTTTATGCGGAAGATGGGAGTGATGCTTAAATGCCAATCTTAACGTATTTGGAGGCCATTCGTCGTGCGATGATCGAGGAAATGGAACGCGATGAGCATGTTTTTGTGCTCGGAGAGGATATTGGGAAGGGCGGCGTTCTGAATGCGACGAAAGGCATGCGCGATCGGTTCGGTGAACTGAGGGTCCTAGACACGCCACTCTCAGAATCTGCCATCGTGGGTGTGGCAATTGGAGCAGCTATGGTCGGAATGAGGCCGATTGCTGAAATCCAATTTGCCGATTTTATTTTCCCAGCAGCTAATCAAATCATAAGCGAGGCCGCGAAAATCCGTTATCGCTCGAATAATGACTGGCAGTGTCCAATCGTTATTCGCGCACCTTACGGCGCGACAGGCGGAGGCGGATTGTATCACTCACAGTGTCCGGAATCGGTCTTTTTTGGCACGCCGGGACTCAAGATTGTAGCGCCGTCTACAGCATACGATGCCAAAGGTTTACTGAAAGCGGCCGTGCGGGACGAGGATCCTGTCCTTTTTTTCGAACATAAGAAATGCTATCTCTCGATATCCGATGAAGTACCTGATGAAGATTACACAGTTCCTATTGGCAAAGCAGCCATAAGGCGCGAGGGTGCGGATATCACAGTGATTGCCTACGGTTTGTCGGTGCATTACGCAATAAAAGCTGCGTTTGAGCTGGAACAAGATGGGGTAAGTACAGAGATATTGGATTTGCGGACGCTTCATCCGCTCGATAAGTCTGCTATTTATGAGGCGGCAGCCAAAACCGGTAAAATATTGATCGTCCACGAAGATAATAAAACAGGTGGCATTGGTGCTGAAATATCTGCTCTAATTGCAGAACACCTGTTGTACGAATTGGATGCACCTATTATGAGATGCTGCCCTCCTGATATACCCCCTGTTGGCATGGCGCCAACCTTAGAGAAGTTTTACCTGCCGAATGTCGACATCGTCAAAGAAGCCATGCGCCAATTAGCGGAAATCTGAAGGAGGCTGGGTATGCAGAGGAGCTCTGAAAATCCCCATGCTTGGATGATGATCGAAGTGGATGTCAGTAATATCGTCGCATTACGGCAAGAGTTGAAAGATGATTTTATGCGTAGAGAGGGCATCCCGCTTTCGCTTAGCCCGTTCGTATTGAAACCGATTGTGAATGCTTTGAAGGAGTTCCCTTTGTTGAATTCAACCTGGCACTCGGGCAGCATCCTTGTCAAAAAGGATATCAACCTATCGATTGTTGTTGCTATTTCACACGATACCGTCGCAACCCCAGTGATCTATCATGCGGATCATAAATCCATAGCAGGAATCGCGATTGAGCTGTATGAATTGGTCAAGAGAGCGCGAAGTGGTTCCTTACAGCCTTCTGATTTCGTTGAGGCTTCATTTACATTTAGTAATACCGGCTCGGTAGGATCCTTGCTTTCCTGTCCAATTATTCATAATCAGCAGGCAGCGATACTGACTTTGGAGTCGATCGTCCGTAAGCCCGTAGTTATTCAGGAGATGATTGCAATCCGCTCGATAGCCAACCTTTGCCTCTCCTATGATTACCGGATTGCGGATGGGTTGATTTGCAGTCGGTTCATGCAGCGGGTTAAGTATTATTTGGAACAATATAATCAAGAAACGATCATTTATTGAGAACGATGGGGGGACGTATCCATGAGGGAAAGTGTCATTGTTGGCGGTGCCCGAACCCCGTTTGGTAAATTGGGCGGTGCCTTGAAAGGTGTCCCGGCCGTCACTCTCGGTGGAACAGCAATTAAAGAGGCAATAGTTCGATCCTCGATTGATCCGGCAACGATTGACGAAGTGCTTATGGGTATGGTGCTGCAGGGAGGAACGGGACAAATTCCCTCTCGCCAGGCTGCAAGGTGGGCTGGTTTAGATTGGAGCGTAACGACGGAGACCATCAACAAAGTGTGCGCTTCCGGACTGAGATGTGTGACAATGGCCGATCAAATTATACGTTCAGGGGATGCAGATATTATTGTAGCCGGTGGGATGGAAAGCATGAGTAACGCACCATTTGCCCTGCCAAGCGCTAGGTGGGGAGCAAGAATGGGAGATCAAAGCCTCGTGGACCTTATGATTCATGATGGTTTATGGTGTTCTTTTCACAACGTGCATATGATCGTTCATGGCAGCACGGTTGCCGGAGAGTTCGGAATTAGCCGTAAAAATCAAGATGAATGGGCTCTCCGCAGTCATATTCGAGCTGTAGAAGCGATGAATAAAGGATATTTTGCGGAGGAAATCGTTCCAGTAACGATCGAGAGTAAAGAAGGAACCATTGCGATTAGTCAAGATGAAGTCCCCCGAGCAGATACAAGTTTTGAAAAGCTTGCTGCATTACCTTCCTTGTTCTCTAAGGATGGAACTATAACAGCCGGTAACGCCCCTGGCGTTAATGACGGTGCTGCAGCTATGGTGGTTATGTCCAAAGAGAAGGCAGTTTCTCAGGGGATAAAGCCTCTGGCTAGGATTATAGGTCACGCTGCTGTAGGCGAAAGAGCGCCATATATCGCGACTACACCAGCCATGGCGATTCAGAAGCTATTACGTCAAACGGCTATGTCGCTTAAGCAAATCGATAGGTTTGAAGTAAATGAGGCATTTGCGGCCGTGATGCTAACCAGTGGAAGATTACTTGGCTGGAATCCGGAGATCGTCAACGTAAATGGCGGAGCGATTGCTCTGGGTCACCCCATTGGCGCCAGCGGAGCGCGGATTATTCTGACTTTGATCCATGAACTGCGGAGAATTGGTGGAGGCTATGGCATAGCTGCGATATGCAGCGGCGCAGCTCAAGGAGATGCGATTCTTTTGCATGTAGATCCATAAGTTCGTGAAGGGGGTGAAAAGATGATTCTACAGACTATCATGGTTGTAGGTGCGGGACAAATGGGGAGTGGCATCGTTCAAGTTGCTGCAGCTTCGGGCTTGAATGTGCTATTGCATGATATTTCCATAGCGGTTATTGATCGAGGGTTAGCTTCGATAGACAAACAACTATCTAGAGGTGTTGAGAAAGGAAGTCTTACTGAAGTTAGGAAAGCTGAAATTCGAAGTCGGATTGGGCCTGCGGAGCAATTAGAACTAGCGGAACAGGTAGATCTTGTGATAGAAGCCATTTCCGAGAATATGGTGTTGAAAACTTCACTATTCCAAAGGTTGGATGCGATATGCCCGCCAAAAACGATCTTGGCATCGAATACGTCCTCGCTTCCCATTACCGAAATTGCCGCGGTTACGGGGCGTCCGGCACAGGTAATTGGCATGCATTTCATGAACCCGGTTCCGGTTATGCCTTTAGTTGAAGTCATCCGTGGTTTGGAAACTTCACAGGAAGTGTTCGAAGCTGTATGTAAACTGAGCGAAAAGATGGGGAAGACCCCTGTGGAAGTGAAAGACTTTCCTGGGTTTGTGTCGAATCGCATCTTGATGCCGATGATTAACGAAGCAATTTTTACCATATATGAAGGCGTTGCATCTGTTGAATCAGTCGATACGGTGATGAAGCTTGGTATGAAGCACCCCATGGGACCGCTAGAGTTGGCGGATTTCATTGGATTGGATACATGCCTATCCATCATGGAAGTCCTTTATGAAGGCTTTAAGGATTCAAAATATCGACCGTGTCCACTTCTGCGGAAGTACGTCAAAGCAGGTCGTTTGGGGCGCAAATCTGGTCAGGGTTTTTATTCGTATCATGGTTGAAAAAAAGATTTCTGCGGACAGTCACTTCACATAGGGCTGTCCTTTTTGATTCGACCATAAGAATTGGGAAATGTGGGGGTTTGTGCAGGGATATTTTGGGATTTATTGAATTAAACCAAAGGAAGTAGTTGAAAATTGATCAATCACCGAAAGGAATAAACGAATGACGATTATTGGAATTATTACAGCCATTATTTTTGCAATATTGATATCTATTTATCTTGGGCCATATGGGGGGATCGTTTTACTGGCAGGTATTTTTGGGCTTGTTTTAAGTACACATCAAAGAAATAAAAAAATGTATGAAGATGTACAGAGAATAAAAGAACGATTAGGCATCGTGGATCGTAACGATTTTCAGATGACGAATGAGGAAATTGAAGAGGAACTTGAAGGGGAATTTGAAGTGCTTAGTGAATCAGAACAAAAGGAACTTGAGAAGATTAATGTGGAAATTGAAGATGAGCTTGAGACTTATTTGAACAAAATGAATGATAAAAATAAAGATAGGGACAAGGATAAATAAGGGAAAATAGAGATGAGACAAAAGAAGCTCATAGTTCGAGTACAACGCGACTTAGATTTTTATCTCAAAGAGCATCAGAATAAGACCAATCGAATACTGCACTATTTTGCGTTTATGTCGGCTTTTTTGGCTTGGCTATTTTTGTTTTATGATCTAAAAGTAACATTTATATTAGCCATATTCCATTACATTCTGTCGTGGATAGGACATTTCTATTTTGAGGGGAATAAGCCAGCATCATTTCGCTATCCACTTATAGGTTTCTATTCTGGGTTTACATGGTTTTTTATAAAGACGATTGAGCTTGTAACGAGGAAAGACATACTGAACAAATGGTTAAATGGGAAACATGAAGATTGAAATCACAACAAATAGTGGAGTGAGTTACATGTCAATAGAAATTAAAGAAGCTAAAATAGAAGAAGCAGACATTGTATTTCGTACCATGCAAGAGTCGTTTATGGAATATAGTGGGAAACTGAATCCACCTTCAGGAGCGCTTTCTGAAACGACTCAACATATAATAAATATCTTTAAAGAAGGTGGAGGAGCCGTATTAGCTTGGGACGAAATTTGTGCTGTAGGCTCTGCCAGATATAGATACATTGATCATTATATGTATATTGGGAGAGTTTCTGTAATACAGGAATATCGCGGAAGAGGAATATGTAAATCATTATTAAATTTTTTAGAAAACAAAGCGTTGTCAAGTGGAATTAAAGAATCAAGAGTTGGGGTACGGTTGTCAATTCCAGAGAATATAGACGTGTATAAAAGGCTCAAATACGAAGTAATTGAACAAAAATATTATCCTGATCGGACAGATAGCTGGTATGTAATGAGTAAGAAACTGTCCTAATCCAATTGTATAATCTGCGAATAGATTTCTGGAATCATCACGCCCGGTGAGGCCAAGATAATATCCGTATGAATATGTTTCTTTTTGAATAACAGCTGCAGTTTTTCCAGAGATATTTGCTCAAAGTGATACAGTTCCTGATTATTTAAGTAAACATAAAGATTGAAATGCTCTTGTAAAAAAGCTAAAAATGCATGGGCATCTGTCTCACTTTTGGCTAAATATTTACTGTCAAATTCAATAAATCCAAGTAAATTAGGACAATTTTTAATGGATCGAAGCATCCCTTGGATGACCTTCTCTTCATGACCTTCCACATCAATTTTAAATAAGATCTTTTCTTTATCCAGCTGATACTGGCTAAGTATAGCATCGAGTGTAATGCTGGGAATATCGCGCTGCTGGTAATGCTTGGATACGCCTCCCTTGTCAAG
It contains:
- the icmF gene encoding fused isobutyryl-CoA mutase/GTPase IcmF; translation: MGSETNYRAKHNVRFVTASALFDGHDVSITIMRRILQASGAEVIHLGHNRSVSEIVQAAIQEDVQGIAVSSYQGGHVEYFTYMMDLLREKGAPEIKVFGGGGGVILPSEIKMLHDYGVTRLFSPDDGRELGLQGMINFMMKECNFSPVSGYAQGCEVGEVSGVGQFKDHRSIARFITAVELACESRESKSELVTIGNMQSTVTACPVIGITGTGGAGKSSLTDEIVQRFLRQYPDKTIAILSIDPTKQRSGGALLGDRIRMNAVHNDRVYMRSMATRGSGNELSMAVAPAIAVLKAAGFDLVMVETSGIGQGDHQITEVADVSLYVMTSEFGAPSQLEKIDMLDYADLIAINKFDRRGSADALRDVKKQVQRNHGLFDLNFENMPVYGTMASQFNDAGVDALFHALVDSLNRKCALQWPVHGLSTGHAAVKTHVIIPADRTRYLGEIANTVRAYHAFAEGEAELATTCYRIEGAISALQQELVADESISVLQTLKMNVENRMQKETRNLLAQWPELQRKYTGRTFTTRVRDKDYVTELTTSSLSGLDIPKVSLPKYRDAGDLIRWMYRENVPGEFPFTAGVFPFKRTAEDPKRQFAGEGTPERTNLRFHYLSQNDQAKRLSTAFDSVTLYGEDPDERQDIYGKIGESGVSVCSLDDMKKLYAGFDLCDPLTSVSMTINGPAPILLAMYMNTAIDFQIEQFSREKGRLPNDAEANQIRSQTLKSVRGTVQADILKEDQGQNTCIFSTEFALRMMGDIQQYFIDHEVRNYYSVSISGYHIAEAGANPISQLAFTLANGFTYVEYYLARGMPIDDFAPNLSFFFSNGLDPEYTVIGRVARRIWATVMKNKYNANERSQKLKYHIQTSGRSLHAQEIDFNDIRTTLQALMALLDNCNSLHTNSYDEAITTPTEESVRRAMAIQLIITKELGFVKNENMLQGSFIIEELTDLVEEAVLQELERISERGGVLGAMESQYQRGKIQNESMLYEMKKHHGELPIIGVNTFLHPNPSKENDLNIPLARATTQEKEQQITNLREFLSRNQTESPKSLAKLQQIALDGGNIFAELMETVKVASLGQITHALYQVGGQYRRNM
- a CDS encoding acetyl-CoA C-acetyltransferase produces the protein MRESVIVGGARTPFGKLGGALKGVPAVTLGGTAIKEAIVRSSIDPATIDEVLMGMVLQGGTGQIPSRQAARWAGLDWSVTTETINKVCASGLRCVTMADQIIRSGDADIIVAGGMESMSNAPFALPSARWGARMGDQSLVDLMIHDGLWCSFHNVHMIVHGSTVAGEFGISRKNQDEWALRSHIRAVEAMNKGYFAEEIVPVTIESKEGTIAISQDEVPRADTSFEKLAALPSLFSKDGTITAGNAPGVNDGAAAMVVMSKEKAVSQGIKPLARIIGHAAVGERAPYIATTPAMAIQKLLRQTAMSLKQIDRFEVNEAFAAVMLTSGRLLGWNPEIVNVNGGAIALGHPIGASGARIILTLIHELRRIGGGYGIAAICSGAAQGDAILLHVDP
- a CDS encoding alpha-ketoacid dehydrogenase subunit beta; protein product: MPILTYLEAIRRAMIEEMERDEHVFVLGEDIGKGGVLNATKGMRDRFGELRVLDTPLSESAIVGVAIGAAMVGMRPIAEIQFADFIFPAANQIISEAAKIRYRSNNDWQCPIVIRAPYGATGGGGLYHSQCPESVFFGTPGLKIVAPSTAYDAKGLLKAAVRDEDPVLFFEHKKCYLSISDEVPDEDYTVPIGKAAIRREGADITVIAYGLSVHYAIKAAFELEQDGVSTEILDLRTLHPLDKSAIYEAAAKTGKILIVHEDNKTGGIGAEISALIAEHLLYELDAPIMRCCPPDIPPVGMAPTLEKFYLPNVDIVKEAMRQLAEI
- a CDS encoding 3-hydroxybutyryl-CoA dehydrogenase, translated to MILQTIMVVGAGQMGSGIVQVAAASGLNVLLHDISIAVIDRGLASIDKQLSRGVEKGSLTEVRKAEIRSRIGPAEQLELAEQVDLVIEAISENMVLKTSLFQRLDAICPPKTILASNTSSLPITEIAAVTGRPAQVIGMHFMNPVPVMPLVEVIRGLETSQEVFEAVCKLSEKMGKTPVEVKDFPGFVSNRILMPMINEAIFTIYEGVASVESVDTVMKLGMKHPMGPLELADFIGLDTCLSIMEVLYEGFKDSKYRPCPLLRKYVKAGRLGRKSGQGFYSYHG
- a CDS encoding DUF962 domain-containing protein, encoding MRQKKLIVRVQRDLDFYLKEHQNKTNRILHYFAFMSAFLAWLFLFYDLKVTFILAIFHYILSWIGHFYFEGNKPASFRYPLIGFYSGFTWFFIKTIELVTRKDILNKWLNGKHED
- a CDS encoding 2-oxo acid dehydrogenase subunit E2; translated protein: MQRSSENPHAWMMIEVDVSNIVALRQELKDDFMRREGIPLSLSPFVLKPIVNALKEFPLLNSTWHSGSILVKKDINLSIVVAISHDTVATPVIYHADHKSIAGIAIELYELVKRARSGSLQPSDFVEASFTFSNTGSVGSLLSCPIIHNQQAAILTLESIVRKPVVIQEMIAIRSIANLCLSYDYRIADGLICSRFMQRVKYYLEQYNQETIIY
- a CDS encoding GNAT family N-acetyltransferase, giving the protein MKIEITTNSGVSYMSIEIKEAKIEEADIVFRTMQESFMEYSGKLNPPSGALSETTQHIINIFKEGGGAVLAWDEICAVGSARYRYIDHYMYIGRVSVIQEYRGRGICKSLLNFLENKALSSGIKESRVGVRLSIPENIDVYKRLKYEVIEQKYYPDRTDSWYVMSKKLS
- a CDS encoding thiamine pyrophosphate-dependent dehydrogenase E1 component subunit alpha, with the protein product MSSQQVTKHQQLGLTDEQVLQMYTFMLKARKFDERATLLQRSGKTAFHISSIGQEATQVAAAFALNKQHDYFLPYYRDYAFVLTVGMTVRELMLAALFKAEDINGGRQMPGHFGYKKHHIVSGSSPVATQALHAVGIALTSMMKKEDHVAFVSFGEGASNQGDVHEAFNFAGVFKLPVIFLCENNQYAISIPAHRQVAGRVVDRAAGYGFPGQRVDGNDTLEVYRAVKEARERAVRGYGPTLIEAMLYRIPPHSTADDDMLYRTKEEVEYHKEQDGLQRFRRYLIECGVMSEEIEQMLNESVTKEVNEATKYAEKAPYPAPEDVLRHVYAEDGSDA